The genome window GAGATCGACCTCGAGCGCTGCGTCGGCTGCGAGGTTTGCGTCCATATTCCGCAGAAAAAGACCAATCCGTATGAGCTAAAGGTTTGCCCGTGGGACGCCATCGAAATGGTCCCCACCGAGCAGGTGGCAAATTATGTGGCCCAGATTGGGGGTCCGCCGGAATATATTCAAAAGAACTGGGACCGCCTGGTCGGCACGGCGCATCACCTGGCGGAGCTGAAGGTGTTGAATGGGTAAAGTAGCAGGCACGGTCCCCGTGCCGCATTCGTAGCAGGCACGGTCCCCGTGCCGTTCGGCCATAATGATGTTTTAATTCAGTTTTATGGCATTGGTGAGAATCTCGCTAACGTACGCTGCCAGGCTCATTGCTTATCGACATCGGGACGATGTCGGCGACGTTGGGCACGGTCCCCGTGCCGTTCGGCCATAATGACGCTGTAACGCTCTAACGTTTCGCCATGAAAATACCCTG of Pirellulales bacterium contains these proteins:
- a CDS encoding 4Fe-4S binding protein; protein product: MAKAGPRKKLPKELAVINADNCTGCESCLEVCPVDCIVKIQQYDQFENLQSWCEIDLERCVGCEVCVHIPQKKTNPYELKVCPWDAIEMVPTEQVANYVAQIGGPPEYIQKNWDRLVGTAHHLAELKVLNG